In the Candidatus Electrothrix rattekaaiensis genome, one interval contains:
- a CDS encoding HAMP domain-containing protein gives MSLKKKAQLFFVLNFLLTMIAAAGLLYVFFKHSGETSRIIHASLCVILFFLLNVQIAAMIYFKRNIIKPLAEMQAASRLMADGHLETLNYMKRADEIGSLGENINDLAVNMQEVLLFVWNHSRLSRDLLENIADDLNFSLDMEQSGSGSENGIQKDISKMHHNNEDLKSIVLSFSYFEIKLENEKMVSDYQQESERRVS, from the coding sequence CAGCTTTTTTTTGTACTCAATTTTTTGCTGACCATGATTGCAGCAGCAGGCCTTCTCTATGTATTTTTCAAGCACAGTGGCGAGACTTCAAGAATTATTCATGCCTCACTATGCGTTATCCTGTTTTTTTTATTGAATGTTCAGATTGCTGCGATGATCTATTTCAAAAGAAATATTATAAAACCCCTCGCTGAAATGCAGGCGGCAAGCAGACTAATGGCAGACGGTCATCTTGAAACATTGAATTATATGAAAAGGGCGGATGAAATCGGCTCGCTTGGCGAAAATATTAATGACTTGGCCGTAAATATGCAGGAGGTCTTGCTTTTTGTTTGGAATCATAGCCGGTTAAGTCGGGATTTGCTGGAAAATATCGCTGATGACTTGAACTTTTCATTGGACATGGAACAATCCGGTTCCGGGTCGGAGAACGGTATACAAAAAGATATCAGTAAAATGCATCACAATAACGAAGACCTTAAATCTATTGTCCTGTCGTTTAGTTATTTTGAAATTAAGCTGGAAAATGAGAAAATGGTTTCCGATTATCAGCAGGAGTCCGAACGAAGAGTTTCCTGA